The Pelagibacterium halotolerans B2 genome has a segment encoding these proteins:
- a CDS encoding energy-coupling factor ABC transporter ATP-binding protein, which yields MSFHFDLQDVHFAYPDSHAPVLCGVNLQLSAGERLCLNGPNGSGKSTLLQLLVGLRRPTRGTISAFGMTPSTEADFRAVRCRAGYVFQDPDDQLFSPTVREDVAFGPLNIGKSQQEAEAIVARVLDQLGLSGFENRITYKLSGGERRLVSLATVLAMDPEVLILDEPTNALDEHTTERLTQILLSLPHSMIIVSHDPVFRQAVRTREVFMQAGRVVPERTAA from the coding sequence ATGTCCTTTCACTTTGACCTCCAGGACGTTCATTTTGCCTACCCCGACAGCCATGCACCGGTGTTGTGCGGGGTGAACCTGCAACTTTCCGCCGGTGAACGCCTCTGCCTCAATGGACCGAACGGGTCGGGCAAGTCGACACTGCTGCAACTGCTTGTTGGCCTGCGGCGCCCCACCCGCGGCACGATCAGCGCGTTCGGGATGACACCCTCGACCGAGGCGGACTTCCGCGCGGTACGCTGCCGGGCCGGCTACGTGTTCCAGGATCCCGACGACCAGCTTTTTTCTCCGACCGTCCGGGAAGATGTCGCTTTTGGCCCTCTCAATATCGGCAAGTCACAACAAGAGGCCGAGGCCATAGTCGCGCGAGTGCTCGATCAATTGGGACTTTCGGGCTTTGAAAACCGCATCACCTACAAGCTTTCGGGCGGGGAGCGGCGGTTGGTTTCGCTGGCAACGGTTCTCGCCATGGATCCCGAGGTGCTGATCCTTGACGAGCCGACCAATGCCCTCGATGAACACACAACGGAGCGGCTGACACAAATTCTGCTTTCACTGCCGCACTCGATGATAATCGTTTCCCATGACCCCGTCTTCAGGCAGGCGGTGCGCACGCGAGAAGTGTTCATGCAAGCGGGGCGCGTCGTGCCCGAACGGACCGCGGCCTGA
- a CDS encoding DUF4198 domain-containing protein, whose amino-acid sequence MPFYASFVQDRAARAALCGWSVRASTCRGRVALKSIIRTLFLATALCATPAMAHFQTLYTPDLTPDAPADIRVKAIFWHPFIGGPNVDMPFPLEAYAINRGERIDLMPSLSQVTFAGPDNQALAFDLTVPVRRAGDYVTVLVGEAYFDEAAQLLIQPYVKMILNAGGLPSDWDVPVGLPAEIVPMTKPYNVMSGSTFSARVLRDGEPLPGHQVEIVYLNAVPDMEANRSVSNGVVPPDGGVLVATTDDNGVFTVGLPRAGYWGFGALAAGPAFVNEDHVHISQDAILWVEVVPF is encoded by the coding sequence GTGCCGTTCTATGCAAGCTTCGTGCAGGACAGGGCGGCCCGGGCAGCGCTATGTGGTTGGTCCGTGCGTGCGAGTACCTGCCGTGGGAGAGTTGCGCTGAAATCGATCATCCGCACGCTTTTCCTTGCAACTGCTCTGTGCGCCACGCCGGCGATGGCACATTTCCAGACGCTGTACACCCCAGATCTCACGCCGGATGCTCCGGCTGACATCCGGGTAAAGGCCATTTTCTGGCATCCCTTTATTGGGGGCCCGAATGTGGACATGCCATTTCCGCTCGAGGCCTATGCCATCAATCGCGGCGAGCGGATCGATCTGATGCCTTCGCTCAGCCAGGTCACTTTTGCCGGGCCGGATAATCAGGCGCTTGCCTTCGACCTGACCGTCCCAGTACGGCGGGCTGGCGACTATGTTACCGTATTGGTGGGCGAAGCCTATTTCGACGAGGCGGCCCAGCTTCTCATCCAGCCCTATGTCAAGATGATCCTCAACGCAGGCGGCCTGCCTTCGGACTGGGATGTCCCGGTTGGACTTCCGGCAGAAATAGTGCCGATGACCAAACCTTACAATGTTATGTCGGGATCGACCTTTTCAGCCCGAGTGCTGCGTGACGGCGAACCGCTGCCGGGCCACCAGGTGGAGATCGTCTATCTCAATGCGGTGCCCGATATGGAAGCCAATCGGTCGGTGTCAAACGGCGTTGTCCCGCCCGATGGCGGCGTGCTGGTTGCAACCACCGACGACAACGGCGTTTTTACGGTAGGGTTGCCGCGCGCGGGCTATTGGGGCTTCGGTGCGCTCGCCGCGGGCCCGGCATTTGTGAATGAAGATCATGTCCACATTTCCCAGGATGCTATCCTGTGGGTGGAAGTCGTCCCCTTCTGA
- the cbiM gene encoding cobalt transporter CbiM, which yields MHIADGALSGPVLIAGGVLSLAGLGIGLRKLDMETIPATGVLSATFFVASLIHFPVGASSVHLIMNGLAGLVLGWAAFPALAVALLLQAIFFGFGGVTVLGINTFNIAAAAVLMHYLCRRGIMANSPSIAAMWGAAAGAGAIVVTTVLVALSLALSGEQFIPAAQVTVLVHIPVMIIEGAVTAAAVYLVRKVKPELFTAISNPRGETRHG from the coding sequence ATGCATATCGCGGATGGTGCACTTTCGGGGCCGGTTCTGATTGCTGGCGGTGTTCTGAGCCTTGCCGGGCTGGGTATCGGCCTGCGCAAGCTCGACATGGAAACAATTCCGGCGACGGGCGTGCTCAGTGCAACGTTCTTTGTTGCCTCGCTCATTCATTTCCCGGTCGGCGCATCGAGCGTACATCTTATCATGAACGGGCTGGCGGGACTCGTACTCGGCTGGGCGGCATTTCCGGCGCTGGCCGTCGCCCTTTTGCTCCAGGCGATATTCTTCGGGTTCGGGGGCGTAACGGTTCTCGGAATCAACACCTTCAACATCGCGGCGGCCGCAGTACTGATGCACTATCTGTGCCGCCGGGGGATCATGGCCAATTCACCTTCGATAGCCGCGATGTGGGGTGCCGCGGCGGGCGCCGGCGCCATTGTCGTCACCACGGTTCTGGTGGCGCTGTCGCTGGCACTTTCGGGCGAACAGTTCATTCCAGCGGCACAGGTGACTGTGCTCGTCCATATTCCGGTGATGATCATCGAGGGCGCCGTGACCGCCGCAGCGGTCTATCTCGTGCGCAAGGTCAAACCCGAGCTGTTTACCGCCATTTCAAACCCGAGGGGGGAGACGCGTCATGGGTAG
- the cbiQ gene encoding cobalt ECF transporter T component CbiQ has product MSMVLESGGAAPAGTTGLLNIDPRFRIGAVGVFAIVVISLSSFPALGAALAVALAMLLQARLPVARTVRQVATVDTFMIFVIISMPFTVPGTPFLSVLGLTASWEGLWEAVRITLKANAIVLAMLTLVGTIGPVELGHALARLKVPPIFVHLLLFTIRYIEVLHAEYGRLRIAMRTRCFVAGTNMHTLRTFGYLIGMLLIRALERSERIMAAMRCRGFNGTFPLIHTSHFCPRRDLGFTFGVAVLCCGLIALEMSHVLSL; this is encoded by the coding sequence ATGAGCATGGTCCTTGAATCGGGCGGGGCTGCACCTGCCGGCACAACGGGCCTGCTCAATATCGATCCCCGGTTCCGCATCGGAGCGGTTGGTGTTTTTGCGATTGTCGTCATCAGCCTCAGCAGCTTCCCCGCTTTGGGCGCAGCGCTGGCTGTCGCCCTCGCAATGCTGCTCCAGGCCCGCCTGCCAGTGGCCCGAACGGTGCGGCAGGTCGCAACGGTCGATACATTCATGATCTTCGTCATCATCAGCATGCCCTTTACCGTTCCAGGCACGCCGTTTCTGTCGGTGCTGGGGCTGACGGCCAGCTGGGAGGGTCTATGGGAGGCGGTGCGCATTACCCTCAAGGCCAATGCGATCGTTCTGGCCATGCTCACCCTAGTGGGTACGATCGGTCCGGTCGAACTCGGGCATGCGCTTGCCCGGCTCAAAGTGCCACCGATCTTCGTGCACCTTCTCCTGTTCACAATCCGCTATATCGAAGTCCTGCATGCTGAATACGGGCGCCTCCGGATCGCCATGAGAACGCGCTGTTTCGTAGCCGGAACAAACATGCACACGCTCAGAACCTTCGGCTATCTCATCGGCATGCTGCTGATCCGCGCGCTCGAACGCTCGGAGCGGATTATGGCGGCCATGCGCTGCCGCGGGTTCAATGGGACGTTCCCCCTCATTCACACGAGCCACTTTTGTCCACGTCGTGACCTGGGCTTCACGTTCGGCGTTGCCGTCCTGTGTTGCGGGCTGATCGCATTGGAGATGTCACATGTCCTTTCACTTTGA
- the rirA gene encoding iron-responsive transcriptional regulator RirA: MRLSKQTNYAVRTLVYCAVHAPELSRVADIAKVFGISDMFLFKIIFPITKNGFLETVRGRRGGIRLARPPEDINLLDVMRFTEDGFELSECFGHERETCPFRDRCAYTRALDRALEAFFSVLSEYTIADLVSNPHMLESALGIDALEKGRGLVRQGY; the protein is encoded by the coding sequence GTGCGGCTTTCCAAACAAACCAATTACGCAGTCCGGACGCTGGTTTACTGTGCGGTGCACGCCCCCGAACTCAGCCGCGTTGCCGATATCGCCAAGGTTTTCGGCATCTCGGACATGTTCCTGTTCAAGATCATTTTTCCAATAACCAAGAACGGATTCCTCGAGACCGTCCGGGGGCGGCGCGGGGGTATCAGGCTTGCCCGACCGCCAGAGGACATCAACCTTCTTGATGTCATGCGCTTTACGGAGGACGGTTTCGAGCTTTCCGAATGTTTCGGACACGAGCGCGAGACCTGCCCGTTCCGCGATCGATGCGCCTATACAAGGGCCCTCGACAGAGCGCTCGAGGCGTTCTTTAGCGTCCTCTCGGAGTATACGATTGCCGATCTGGTCAGCAATCCGCACATGCTCGAATCCGCCTTGGGGATAGACGCACTGGAAAAAGGCCGCGGCCTGGTGCGTCAAGGCTACTGA
- a CDS encoding HupE/UreJ family protein, giving the protein MMSKVRTMAASALATFAVATPALAHHALGGRQPIDFGEGFFSGLAHPIINFDHFAFIVAVGVFAAVTQASKLQPAWFVGGTILGCLLMLNGVVIPFNGWLVHAAVLALGLALALGKRRMRFLDTGAFLLAGLLHGSLYAQAIVGSVSVSIGGYLLGFAIIQTIVATGAMFAAYMLWRGDQLYANARVVGGVVAGVGLTVMAQAGVAAMFPSL; this is encoded by the coding sequence ATGATGAGCAAAGTCCGAACGATGGCAGCGAGCGCCCTTGCAACATTTGCTGTCGCGACACCCGCTCTCGCGCACCATGCTCTTGGCGGAAGGCAGCCGATCGATTTCGGTGAGGGCTTTTTTTCCGGGCTTGCCCATCCAATCATCAATTTCGACCATTTTGCCTTCATCGTTGCCGTGGGCGTTTTTGCTGCGGTTACGCAGGCGTCGAAATTGCAGCCTGCCTGGTTCGTCGGCGGCACCATACTGGGCTGCCTGTTGATGCTGAACGGCGTCGTCATTCCCTTTAATGGCTGGCTGGTACATGCGGCCGTGCTGGCCCTTGGGCTGGCGCTGGCACTGGGCAAGCGACGCATGCGTTTCCTCGACACCGGTGCGTTCCTTTTGGCCGGCCTTTTGCACGGCAGCCTCTATGCGCAGGCAATCGTGGGGAGCGTCAGCGTTTCCATAGGGGGTTACCTGCTCGGCTTTGCGATTATTCAGACCATCGTTGCAACCGGAGCGATGTTTGCCGCCTATATGCTCTGGCGCGGTGACCAGCTTTATGCCAATGCCCGGGTCGTCGGCGGCGTGGTCGCCGGTGTGGGCCTTACAGTCATGGCGCAGGCCGGCGTAGCGGCCATGTTCCCCAGCCTGTAG